One window of Streptomyces sp. SUK 48 genomic DNA carries:
- a CDS encoding ABC transporter permease/substrate binding protein codes for MPRLPLGDWVDSGVNWLVAHLSWLFDAIKAVMEGMYNGIDAVLGAPTPLLMAGILAVLAWWLRGLLAGVLAFAGFALVDSLQLWDQAMSTLALVLVATVIALVISIPLGIWAARSKAVGAAVRPVLDLLQTMPSMVLLIPAMLFFGLGTAAGVVATLIFALAPGVRMTELGIRQVDADLVEAAEAFGTTPRDILWRVQLPLALPTIMAGVNQVIMLGLSMVVIAGMVGTGGLGGAVNEAIGQLDIGYGFEAGVGIVVLAIYLDRITGALGTQLSPSGRRAAAKAPQRAWSYRPRPVVAVVGIVVLALAAGGVGVLGSSGTTSEASGTDVGKGKEIKIGYIPWDEGIASTFLWKEILQERGFKVTTTQYAAGPLYTGLATGQIDFETDSWLPTTHAEYWKKYGKQLDDIGKWYGPTSLELSVPSYVKDVDSLADLKAHASEFGGKIVGIEPSAGEMGLLKTKVLKEYGLDGTYQVIDGSTPAMLAELKRAYARKQPVLVTLWSPHWAYSSYDLKKLQDPKGAWGKGDGVHTLSRKGFAEDNPQVGRWLKNFSMTEKQLTGLEAKIQGAGKGKEQDAVRSWLHENPGLVDKWAPVSGEQAAG; via the coding sequence GTGCCTAGGCTGCCCCTCGGCGACTGGGTCGACTCCGGTGTGAACTGGCTGGTCGCCCACCTCTCCTGGCTCTTCGACGCCATCAAGGCCGTCATGGAGGGCATGTACAACGGCATCGACGCCGTCCTCGGCGCGCCCACGCCGCTGCTGATGGCCGGCATCCTCGCCGTCCTCGCCTGGTGGCTGCGCGGACTGCTCGCCGGTGTCCTCGCCTTCGCCGGATTCGCCCTGGTCGACTCGCTCCAGCTGTGGGACCAGGCGATGTCCACGCTCGCCCTGGTCCTGGTGGCCACCGTGATCGCCCTGGTGATCTCGATCCCGCTGGGCATCTGGGCGGCCCGCTCCAAGGCGGTCGGCGCCGCCGTACGGCCCGTCCTGGACCTGCTCCAGACGATGCCCTCCATGGTCCTGCTGATCCCGGCCATGCTCTTCTTCGGGCTCGGCACCGCGGCCGGTGTCGTGGCCACCCTGATCTTCGCCCTCGCCCCCGGCGTCCGCATGACCGAACTGGGCATCCGCCAGGTCGACGCCGACCTGGTCGAGGCCGCCGAGGCGTTCGGCACCACCCCGCGCGACATCCTGTGGCGCGTCCAGCTGCCGCTCGCCCTGCCGACCATCATGGCGGGCGTCAACCAGGTGATCATGCTGGGCCTGTCCATGGTCGTCATCGCCGGCATGGTCGGCACCGGCGGCCTCGGCGGCGCCGTCAACGAGGCCATCGGGCAGCTCGACATCGGCTACGGCTTCGAGGCCGGCGTGGGCATCGTCGTCCTCGCCATCTACCTGGACCGCATCACCGGCGCTCTGGGCACCCAGCTGTCCCCGTCCGGCCGCCGCGCCGCCGCCAAGGCACCGCAGCGCGCCTGGTCGTACCGGCCGCGCCCGGTCGTCGCCGTCGTCGGGATCGTCGTCCTCGCGCTCGCGGCGGGCGGCGTCGGCGTCCTCGGCTCCAGCGGCACCACCTCCGAGGCGTCCGGCACCGATGTCGGCAAGGGCAAGGAGATCAAGATCGGCTACATCCCCTGGGACGAGGGCATCGCCTCCACGTTCCTGTGGAAGGAGATCCTCCAGGAGCGCGGCTTCAAGGTCACCACCACCCAGTACGCGGCCGGCCCCCTCTACACCGGCCTCGCCACCGGGCAGATCGACTTCGAGACCGACTCCTGGCTGCCCACCACGCACGCCGAGTACTGGAAGAAGTACGGCAAGCAGCTCGACGACATCGGCAAGTGGTACGGCCCCACCTCCCTGGAGCTGTCCGTCCCCTCGTACGTGAAGGACGTCGATTCGCTGGCGGACCTCAAGGCGCACGCCTCCGAGTTCGGCGGGAAGATCGTCGGCATCGAGCCCAGCGCCGGCGAGATGGGCCTGCTCAAGACCAAGGTCCTCAAGGAGTACGGCCTGGACGGCACCTACCAGGTGATCGACGGCTCGACCCCGGCCATGCTCGCCGAGCTCAAGCGCGCCTACGCCCGCAAGCAGCCGGTCCTCGTCACCCTGTGGTCCCCGCACTGGGCCTACAGCAGCTACGACCTGAAGAAGCTCCAGGACCCCAAGGGCGCCTGGGGCAAGGGTGACGGCGTGCACACCCTGTCCCGCAAGGGGTTCGCCGAGGACAACCCGCAGGTCGGCCGCTGGCTGAAGAACTTCTCCATGACCGAGAAGCAGCTCACCGGCCTGGAGGCGAAGATCCAGGGGGCCGGCAAGGGCAAGGAGCAGGACGCGGTCCGCTCCTGGCTGCACGAGAACCCCGGCCTGGTCGACAAGTGGGCGCCGGTCTCCGGCGAACAGGCCGCGGGATGA
- a CDS encoding LysR family transcriptional regulator: MSEVEGSAGRREGAGSLAHRVPDLAALELLLAVARLGSLGAAAREVGITQPAASSRVRSMERQLGVALVDRSPRGSRLTDAGVLVTDWARRVVEAAAAFDAGARALRDRRDSRLRVAASMTIAEYLLPGWLLALHAERPDTAVSLLAGNSARVAELLLSGEADLGFVEGLSVPAGLDAVVIGHDRLIVVTAPGHPWARRRRPLSPQELGETPLILRERGSGTRQVLDAALGGLARPLIELSSTTAVKASAVSGAGPSVLSELAVREELALRRLVAVPVEGVSLRRDLRAVWPKGHRPTGPARDLLALTRA; this comes from the coding sequence ATGAGCGAGGTGGAGGGGTCCGCAGGGCGGCGCGAGGGCGCGGGGTCGTTGGCGCACCGGGTGCCGGATCTGGCGGCGTTGGAACTGCTGCTCGCGGTGGCGCGGCTGGGGAGCCTCGGCGCTGCCGCGCGGGAGGTCGGGATCACGCAGCCGGCGGCGAGCAGCCGGGTCCGGTCGATGGAACGGCAGCTGGGGGTCGCCCTGGTGGACCGCTCCCCGCGGGGGTCCCGGCTCACCGACGCGGGGGTGCTGGTGACGGACTGGGCGCGGCGGGTGGTGGAGGCGGCGGCGGCGTTCGACGCGGGGGCGCGGGCGCTGCGGGACCGGCGGGACTCGCGGCTGCGGGTGGCGGCGAGCATGACCATCGCCGAGTACCTGCTGCCGGGCTGGCTGCTCGCGCTGCACGCGGAGCGTCCGGACACGGCGGTGTCGCTGCTGGCCGGGAACTCGGCGAGGGTGGCGGAGCTGCTGCTGTCGGGGGAGGCGGACCTGGGGTTCGTGGAGGGGCTCTCCGTGCCGGCGGGTCTCGACGCGGTGGTGATCGGGCACGACCGGCTGATCGTGGTGACGGCGCCGGGCCACCCCTGGGCCCGCCGCCGGCGGCCGCTCTCGCCCCAGGAGCTGGGGGAGACGCCGCTGATCCTGCGGGAGCGGGGGTCGGGGACGCGGCAGGTGCTGGACGCGGCGCTCGGGGGGCTCGCCCGTCCGCTGATCGAGCTGTCCTCCACCACGGCGGTGAAGGCGTCGGCGGTGAGCGGGGCGGGACCGTCGGTGCTCAGCGAGCTGGCGGTGCGGGAGGAACTGGCCCTGCGACGGTTGGTGGCGGTGCCGGTGGAGGGGGTGTCGCTACGGCGCGATCTGCGGGCGGTGTGGCCGAAGGGGCACCGGCCGACGGGCCCGGCGCGGGATCTGCTGGCCCTGACGCGGGCGTGA
- a CDS encoding helical backbone metal receptor, whose protein sequence is MKRVVSLVPSLTEAVAETLPGALVGATDWCSHPGELDVVRIGGTKNPKVERIVELAPDVVIANEEENRVPDLDALRAAGLDVLVTEVRTVPDAFGELARVLAASGAPERPNWLREAEAAWRALPAPAERRTAVVPIWRRPWMVVGRDTFAGDVLARLGVDHLYADHAERYPRIPLDELRAAAPDVVVLPDEPYRFTAQDGPEAFPGLACALVSGRDLTWYGPSLAWAPRTLGEALRAARR, encoded by the coding sequence GTGAAGCGCGTCGTCTCCCTGGTCCCCTCGCTCACCGAGGCCGTGGCCGAGACGCTGCCCGGGGCGCTCGTCGGGGCCACGGACTGGTGCAGTCATCCGGGGGAGCTGGACGTCGTCCGGATCGGCGGGACCAAGAACCCCAAGGTGGAGCGCATCGTCGAGCTCGCGCCCGATGTGGTGATCGCCAACGAGGAGGAGAACCGCGTCCCGGACCTCGACGCGCTGCGTGCCGCGGGCCTGGACGTGCTGGTCACCGAGGTGCGGACGGTGCCGGACGCCTTCGGGGAGCTGGCGCGGGTGCTGGCGGCCTCTGGGGCGCCCGAGCGGCCGAACTGGCTGCGGGAGGCCGAGGCGGCCTGGCGCGCGCTGCCGGCGCCCGCCGAGCGCCGCACGGCGGTCGTACCGATCTGGCGCCGGCCCTGGATGGTCGTCGGCCGGGACACCTTCGCGGGCGATGTGCTGGCCCGCCTCGGCGTCGACCACCTGTACGCGGACCATGCGGAGCGCTACCCCCGTATCCCCCTGGACGAGCTGCGGGCGGCCGCCCCGGACGTGGTCGTCCTCCCGGACGAGCCCTACCGCTTCACGGCACAGGACGGCCCGGAGGCGTTCCCGGGCCTGGCCTGCGCGCTGGTCAGCGGGCGCGATCTGACGTGGTACGGCCCGTCTCTGGCGTGGGCGCCCCGGACGCTGGGCGAGGCCCTGCGAGCAGCTCGCCGCTGA
- a CDS encoding FCD domain-containing protein, which yields MSSHTEWHGVGDHLAPVLRPVRAGNGFEEALEQILQVVRLGLVPGGERLPAERELAERLGISRVTLREVLKVLQDQGLVEARRGRYGGTFVLPRADAGGEDELRRRIAAVDVEDVLRFREVLEVGAAGLCAAHGLSREQAERLREALAGTHEAPLADYRRLDTLLHLTLAELCGSPSLTAQYAAVRAQVNELLDCIPLLVRNLEHSQRQHTALVEAVLDGDADGAREMMREHCAGTAALLRGFLT from the coding sequence ATGTCGTCTCATACGGAGTGGCACGGGGTGGGTGACCACCTCGCTCCGGTGCTGCGGCCGGTGCGGGCGGGCAACGGCTTCGAGGAGGCCCTGGAGCAGATCCTCCAGGTGGTACGGCTCGGCCTGGTGCCGGGCGGCGAACGGCTGCCGGCGGAGCGGGAGCTGGCGGAGCGGCTGGGGATCAGCCGGGTGACGCTGCGCGAGGTGCTGAAGGTGCTCCAGGACCAGGGCCTGGTGGAGGCGCGGCGCGGGCGGTACGGCGGAACGTTCGTGCTGCCCCGCGCGGACGCCGGCGGCGAGGACGAGCTGCGGCGGCGGATCGCGGCGGTCGACGTGGAGGACGTGCTGCGCTTCCGCGAGGTGCTGGAGGTGGGCGCGGCCGGGCTGTGCGCGGCGCACGGGCTGAGCCGCGAGCAGGCCGAGCGGCTGCGGGAGGCGCTGGCCGGGACGCACGAGGCGCCGCTGGCCGACTACCGCCGCCTGGACACGCTGCTGCATCTGACCCTGGCCGAGCTGTGCGGCTCCCCCTCGCTGACCGCGCAGTACGCGGCGGTGCGGGCGCAGGTCAACGAGCTGCTGGACTGCATCCCGCTGCTGGTGCGCAATCTGGAGCACTCCCAGCGACAGCACACCGCACTGGTGGAGGCGGTGCTCGACGGGGACGCCGACGGCGCGCGGGAGATGATGCGGGAGCACTGCGCGGGCACGGCGGCGCTGCTGCGGGGCTTCCTGACGTAA
- a CDS encoding betaine/proline/choline family ABC transporter ATP-binding protein (Members of the family are the ATP-binding subunit of ABC transporters for substrates such as betaine, L-proline or other amino acids, choline, carnitine, etc. The substrate specificity is best determined from the substrate-binding subunit, rather than this subunit, as it interacts with the permease subunit and not with substrate directly.) gives MRARLEAEHLFKVFGRRPDEAVERLREGTDREELRADGTMAAVIDASFRVEAGEIFVVMGLSGSGKSTLLRMLNGLLEPTAGSVRFDGAELTALGDRGLRELRSRKISMVFQHFALFPHRSVRENAAYGLEVQGVPRAERERRADEALALCGLAGWETSWPDELSGGMQQRVGLARALATDADLLLMDESFSALDPLIRRDMQDQLLELQKTLKKTIVFITHDLNEAMRLGDRIAVMRDGRIVQTGTAEDILLRPENDYVASFIQDVDRSRVLTAGAVMDTAPRGDEADCGCETATPETPFTELCAISARVAHPVAVLDADRTLVGVVPRQRLVGFLGDEQGEPTACDGFGTDGKKVISRA, from the coding sequence GTGCGAGCGAGGCTTGAGGCGGAGCACCTGTTCAAGGTGTTCGGCAGACGACCGGACGAAGCGGTGGAGCGCCTGAGAGAGGGCACCGACCGGGAGGAACTGCGCGCCGACGGCACCATGGCCGCCGTGATCGACGCGTCCTTCCGGGTCGAGGCCGGCGAGATCTTCGTCGTCATGGGCCTGTCGGGCTCCGGCAAGTCCACCCTGCTGCGGATGCTCAACGGCCTGCTGGAGCCGACCGCGGGCAGCGTGCGCTTCGACGGCGCGGAGCTGACCGCGCTGGGCGACCGCGGCCTGCGCGAACTGCGCTCCCGGAAGATCAGCATGGTCTTCCAGCACTTCGCGCTGTTCCCGCACCGCAGCGTCCGCGAGAACGCCGCCTACGGCCTGGAAGTGCAGGGCGTGCCCCGCGCCGAGCGCGAACGCCGCGCCGACGAGGCGCTCGCCCTGTGCGGCCTGGCCGGCTGGGAGACGTCCTGGCCCGACGAGCTGTCCGGCGGCATGCAGCAGCGCGTCGGCCTCGCCCGCGCCCTGGCCACCGACGCCGACCTGCTGCTCATGGACGAGTCCTTCAGCGCCCTGGACCCGCTGATCCGCCGCGACATGCAGGACCAGCTCCTGGAGCTCCAGAAGACGCTGAAGAAGACCATCGTCTTCATCACCCACGACCTCAACGAGGCCATGCGCCTGGGCGACCGGATCGCCGTCATGCGCGACGGCCGGATCGTGCAGACCGGCACCGCCGAGGACATCCTGCTGCGCCCGGAGAACGACTACGTGGCGTCCTTCATCCAGGACGTCGACCGCTCCCGGGTGCTCACCGCGGGCGCCGTCATGGACACCGCGCCGCGCGGCGACGAGGCCGACTGCGGCTGCGAGACGGCGACGCCCGAGACCCCGTTCACCGAGCTGTGCGCGATCAGCGCCCGGGTGGCGCACCCGGTCGCCGTCCTCGACGCCGACCGCACCCTCGTCGGCGTGGTGCCCCGGCAGCGCCTGGTGGGCTTCCTCGGCGACGAGCAGGGCGAGCCCACCGCCTGCGACGGCTTCGGCACGGACGGGAAGAAGGTGATCAGCCGTGCCTAG
- a CDS encoding TDT family transporter — MVTVAQSLPATRAPRAARVRHLGPNWYASVMGTAAVGTAGTALPVGLPAGLHTLLAAVWALSLLMLVTLLAARTLHWVHHRDQARAHLLDPAMAPFYGCLAMALLAVGGGALTAGRDWLGTGAAVALDTVLYTAGTAIGLVAAVAVPYLMSVRHRIEPSHASPVWLLPLVAPMVSAALGPLLVPHLPPGQPRATLLLACLAMFGLSLFATVLMLPLVLGRLITSGPLPLALTPTLFLVLGPLGQSTTALGSIANAAPGVVPAAYAHGLAVFSVLYGVPVTGFALMWLALSLAHLVRARRQGMRFAMTWWGTTFPLGTCVTGAAALTRHTSLTAFQALSVGLYVLLLAAWLAAASGTVRGLLSGELLAGPRPASGAPTPETGRTTSDRAR, encoded by the coding sequence ATGGTCACCGTCGCCCAATCCCTCCCCGCCACCCGCGCGCCCCGCGCCGCCCGGGTCCGCCATCTCGGCCCGAACTGGTACGCCTCCGTCATGGGCACCGCCGCCGTCGGCACGGCCGGCACCGCGCTGCCGGTGGGCCTTCCGGCCGGCCTGCACACCCTCCTGGCGGCGGTCTGGGCACTGTCCCTGCTGATGCTGGTGACTCTGCTCGCGGCCCGCACCCTGCACTGGGTCCACCATCGCGACCAGGCCCGCGCCCATCTCCTCGACCCGGCGATGGCCCCGTTCTACGGCTGCCTCGCCATGGCCCTGCTGGCCGTCGGCGGCGGCGCGCTGACCGCGGGCCGCGACTGGCTCGGCACCGGGGCGGCCGTCGCCCTGGACACCGTGCTGTACACGGCGGGCACGGCGATCGGGCTGGTGGCGGCCGTGGCCGTGCCGTACCTGATGTCCGTACGGCATCGCATCGAGCCCTCCCACGCCTCCCCGGTGTGGCTGCTGCCGCTGGTGGCGCCGATGGTGTCGGCCGCGCTCGGCCCGCTGCTGGTGCCGCATCTGCCGCCGGGCCAGCCCCGCGCGACCCTGCTGCTGGCCTGTCTCGCGATGTTCGGACTGAGCCTGTTCGCCACCGTGCTGATGCTGCCGCTGGTCCTCGGCCGGCTGATCACCTCGGGCCCGCTGCCGCTCGCGCTCACCCCGACCCTGTTCCTGGTCCTCGGCCCGCTCGGGCAGTCCACCACCGCCCTCGGCTCGATCGCGAACGCCGCGCCGGGCGTCGTACCGGCCGCCTACGCGCACGGTCTCGCCGTGTTCTCCGTGCTCTACGGCGTGCCCGTGACGGGCTTCGCGCTGATGTGGCTGGCGCTGTCCCTGGCCCATCTGGTGCGGGCCCGCCGCCAGGGCATGAGGTTCGCGATGACCTGGTGGGGCACCACCTTCCCGCTGGGCACCTGTGTCACCGGCGCGGCCGCCCTCACCCGGCACACCTCCCTCACCGCGTTCCAGGCGCTGTCCGTCGGGCTGTACGTCCTGCTCCTCGCGGCCTGGCTCGCGGCGGCGTCCGGCACGGTGCGCGGACTGCTCAGCGGCGAGCTGCTCGCAGGGCCTCGCCCAGCGTCCGGGGCGCCCACGCCAGAGACGGGCCGTACCACGTCAGATCGCGCCCGCTGA
- a CDS encoding 5'-3' exonuclease: MRDVTGRLMLLDTASLYFRAYFGVPDSVKAPDGTPVNAVRGLLDFIDRLVKDHRPTHLVACMDADWRPKWRVDLIPTYKAHRVAEEHTGAPDAEEVPDTLAPQVPVIDSVLDAIGIARVGVAGYEADDVIGTFTARAAGPVDIVTGDRDLYQLVDDARGVRVLYPLKGVGTLQLTDEAVLREKYGVDGRGYADLALLRGDPSDGLPGVPGVGEKTAAKLLAAFGDLAGIMAAVDDPKAKLTPAQRRRLAEARPYLAVAPEVVRVAGDVPLPEVDTALPGAPRDPAGLDELAARWGLGGSLQRLLTTLSA, from the coding sequence ATGCGAGACGTGACCGGACGACTGATGCTCCTCGACACCGCCTCGCTGTACTTCCGCGCCTATTTCGGCGTCCCCGACTCCGTGAAGGCGCCGGACGGCACCCCGGTGAACGCCGTGCGCGGACTGCTGGACTTCATCGACCGCCTGGTCAAGGACCACCGGCCCACCCACCTGGTGGCCTGCATGGACGCCGACTGGCGGCCGAAGTGGCGGGTCGACCTGATCCCCACGTACAAGGCGCACCGGGTCGCCGAGGAGCACACCGGCGCGCCGGACGCGGAGGAGGTGCCGGACACCCTCGCCCCGCAGGTTCCCGTCATCGATTCCGTGCTGGACGCGATCGGCATCGCCCGCGTCGGGGTCGCCGGCTACGAGGCGGACGACGTGATCGGCACCTTCACCGCCCGCGCCGCGGGCCCGGTCGACATCGTCACCGGCGACCGCGATCTGTACCAGCTGGTGGACGACGCACGGGGCGTGCGGGTGCTGTACCCGCTCAAGGGCGTGGGCACCCTCCAGCTGACCGACGAGGCGGTGCTGCGCGAGAAATACGGCGTCGACGGACGGGGGTACGCGGACCTGGCGCTGCTGCGCGGCGACCCGAGCGACGGACTGCCGGGCGTGCCCGGGGTCGGCGAGAAGACGGCCGCCAAGCTGCTCGCCGCCTTCGGCGACCTGGCCGGGATCATGGCGGCCGTGGACGACCCGAAGGCGAAGCTCACCCCCGCCCAGCGCCGGCGGCTGGCCGAGGCGCGGCCGTATCTCGCGGTCGCGCCCGAGGTGGTGCGGGTGGCCGGTGACGTCCCGCTGCCGGAGGTGGACACCGCGCTGCCGGGCGCCCCGCGCGATCCGGCGGGCCTGGACGAGCTGGCGGCCCGGTGGGGCCTCGGCGGCTCGCTCCAGCGGCTGCTGACCACGCTGAGCGCGTAG
- a CDS encoding glutamine synthetase family protein has product MADRTAPLPVDELRARVESGEIDTVVLAFPDMQGRLQGKRFAARFFLEEVLEHGTEGCNYLLAVDTEMNTVDGYAMSSWERGYGDFAMRPDPATLRRIPWHPGTALLVADLAWNDGAPVTAAPRQILRRQLDRLAELGYTAQVGTELEFIVFKDSYEQAWDAGYRGLTPANQYNIDYSILGTGRIEPLLRRLRNDMAGAGLTVESAKGECNPGQHEIVFRYDEALTTCDQHALYKTGAKEIAAQEGVSITFMAKYNEREGNSCHIHLSLTDADGANAMAGPDGMSEVMRHFLAGQLAALRDFSLLYAPNINSYKRFQPGSFAPTAVAWGHDNRTCALRVVGHGPSTRFENRLPGGDVNPYLAVAGLVAAGLYGIEHQLELPEPCAGNAYTAGFAHVPTSLREAAELWENSPIARAAFGDEVVAHYRNMARVELDAFDAAVTDWELRRSFERL; this is encoded by the coding sequence GTGGCAGACCGCACAGCCCCGCTCCCCGTCGACGAACTCCGTGCCCGCGTGGAGAGCGGTGAGATCGACACTGTCGTCCTGGCGTTCCCCGATATGCAAGGGCGCCTCCAGGGCAAGCGGTTCGCCGCCCGGTTCTTCCTCGAGGAGGTACTGGAACACGGCACCGAGGGCTGCAACTACCTGCTCGCCGTCGACACCGAGATGAACACGGTCGACGGCTACGCGATGTCCTCCTGGGAGCGCGGCTACGGCGACTTCGCCATGCGCCCCGACCCCGCCACCCTGCGCCGCATCCCCTGGCACCCCGGCACCGCCCTGCTCGTCGCCGACCTCGCCTGGAACGACGGCGCCCCGGTCACCGCCGCCCCGCGCCAGATCCTGCGCCGCCAGCTCGACCGGCTCGCCGAACTCGGCTACACCGCCCAGGTCGGCACCGAGCTGGAGTTCATCGTCTTCAAGGACAGTTACGAGCAGGCGTGGGACGCGGGATACCGGGGGCTGACCCCGGCCAACCAGTACAACATCGACTACTCCATCCTCGGCACCGGCCGCATCGAGCCGCTGCTGCGCCGGCTGCGCAACGACATGGCGGGCGCCGGGCTCACCGTCGAGTCCGCCAAGGGCGAGTGCAATCCCGGGCAGCACGAGATCGTCTTCCGCTACGACGAGGCGCTCACCACCTGCGACCAGCACGCCCTGTACAAGACCGGCGCCAAGGAGATCGCCGCCCAGGAGGGCGTCTCGATCACCTTCATGGCGAAGTACAACGAGCGCGAGGGCAACTCCTGCCACATCCACCTCTCGCTCACCGACGCCGACGGCGCCAACGCCATGGCGGGCCCCGACGGGATGTCCGAGGTGATGCGGCACTTCCTCGCCGGACAGCTCGCCGCCCTGCGCGACTTCTCCCTGCTCTACGCCCCCAACATCAACTCCTACAAGCGGTTCCAGCCCGGCTCCTTCGCCCCCACCGCCGTCGCCTGGGGCCACGACAACCGCACCTGCGCCCTGCGCGTGGTCGGCCACGGCCCCTCCACCCGCTTCGAGAACCGCCTCCCGGGCGGCGACGTCAACCCCTACCTCGCCGTCGCCGGACTGGTCGCCGCCGGCCTGTACGGCATCGAGCACCAGCTCGAACTCCCCGAGCCCTGCGCCGGCAACGCCTACACCGCGGGCTTCGCACACGTCCCGACCTCCCTGCGCGAGGCCGCCGAGCTGTGGGAGAACAGCCCGATCGCCCGGGCCGCCTTCGGCGACGAGGTGGTGGCCCACTACCGCAACATGGCCCGCGTCGAGCTGGACGCCTTCGACGCCGCCGTCACCGACTGGGAGCTGCGCCGCTCCTTCGAACGCCTGTGA
- a CDS encoding gamma-glutamyl-gamma-aminobutyrate hydrolase family protein, whose amino-acid sequence MGGRPLIGVSTYLEAGTRWGVWELEAALLPAAYPRLVQRAGGLVCMLPPDDPSLAAAAVARLDGLVVAGGPDVDPARYGAERDPRTGPPAPARDAWELALIHAALDAGTPLLGICRGMQLLNVALGGTLVQHLAGHAEVVGVFGMHPVKPVPGTRYAALAPEGVSVPTYHHQSLSRLGRDLVPSAYAEDGTVEAVELPADRGWVVGVQWHPEMGEDLRVMEGLVRAAG is encoded by the coding sequence GTGGGCGGACGACCGCTGATCGGTGTGAGCACGTACCTGGAGGCCGGGACGCGCTGGGGGGTCTGGGAGCTGGAGGCCGCGCTGCTGCCCGCCGCGTATCCCCGGCTGGTCCAGCGGGCCGGGGGCCTCGTCTGCATGCTGCCGCCCGACGACCCCTCGCTGGCCGCGGCGGCGGTCGCCCGGCTGGACGGCCTGGTCGTCGCGGGCGGCCCGGACGTGGACCCGGCCCGCTACGGCGCCGAGCGCGACCCCCGCACCGGCCCGCCGGCCCCGGCCCGCGACGCCTGGGAACTCGCCCTGATCCACGCGGCGCTGGACGCGGGCACGCCGCTGCTGGGCATCTGCCGGGGCATGCAGCTGCTGAACGTGGCGCTCGGCGGGACGCTGGTCCAGCACCTGGCGGGGCACGCGGAGGTGGTGGGCGTCTTCGGCATGCACCCGGTGAAGCCGGTACCGGGCACGCGGTACGCCGCCCTCGCCCCCGAGGGGGTGTCGGTCCCCACGTACCACCACCAGTCGCTGTCCCGCCTCGGCCGTGACCTCGTGCCGTCGGCGTACGCGGAGGACGGCACGGTGGAGGCGGTGGAGCTACCGGCGGACCGGGGGTGGGTGGTCGGTGTGCAGTGGCATCCGGAGATGGGGGAGGATCTGCGGGTGATGGAGGGGTTGGTGCGGGCGGCGGGTTGA
- a CDS encoding helix-turn-helix domain-containing protein, translated as MGDHKEQQPVRVGAAVRRRRRALELTLAAVAERTGLSVPFLSQVENDRARPSSTSLEKLADALRTTAVELLAAADPAATVDLVRAEPLAEDDFAPRTRNLVRGHHQLHASEFTGDHDAGREFQHRNDELMYVADGAVEIEAEGRAYRLGRGDTLYLTGGVRHRWRATVPDTRIVVVAVAEHIEAVRDRTR; from the coding sequence ATGGGCGACCACAAAGAGCAGCAGCCCGTACGGGTGGGCGCGGCGGTCCGGCGGCGCCGGCGCGCCCTGGAGCTGACCCTCGCGGCCGTCGCGGAGCGCACCGGCCTGTCCGTCCCCTTCCTCAGCCAGGTGGAGAACGACCGGGCGCGGCCCAGCAGCACCTCCCTGGAGAAACTGGCCGACGCGCTGCGCACCACGGCCGTCGAGCTCCTCGCCGCGGCCGACCCGGCCGCCACCGTCGACCTGGTGCGCGCCGAACCCCTCGCCGAGGACGACTTCGCCCCCCGCACCCGCAACCTGGTCCGCGGCCACCACCAGCTGCACGCCTCCGAGTTCACCGGCGACCACGACGCGGGCCGCGAGTTCCAGCATCGCAACGACGAATTGATGTACGTCGCCGACGGCGCCGTCGAGATCGAGGCCGAGGGCCGCGCGTACCGCCTCGGCCGCGGCGACACGCTGTACCTCACCGGCGGGGTCAGACACCGCTGGCGGGCGACCGTGCCGGACACCCGGATCGTCGTGGTGGCGGTGGCCGAGCACATCGAGGCCGTGCGGGACCGGACCCGGTGA